The following proteins come from a genomic window of Corallococcus sp. NCRR:
- the rplT gene encoding 50S ribosomal protein L20, producing MRVKKGFKARRRRNRILKLAKGFRGRRKNCYRRANQAVERALDYATRDRAVRKRNFRSLWIVRINAAARTVGLSYSKLIAGLAKAKISLDRKVLSDLAIADPAGFAAIANIAKAA from the coding sequence ATGCGCGTCAAAAAGGGTTTCAAGGCTCGTCGTCGTCGTAATCGCATTCTCAAGCTTGCGAAGGGCTTCCGCGGCCGTCGCAAGAACTGCTACCGCCGTGCGAACCAGGCCGTCGAGCGCGCCCTGGACTACGCCACCCGCGACCGCGCGGTGCGCAAGCGCAACTTCCGCTCCCTGTGGATCGTCCGCATCAACGCGGCCGCCCGCACCGTGGGCCTGTCCTACTCGAAGCTGATCGCCGGCCTGGCGAAGGCGAAGATCTCCCTGGACCGCAAGGTCCTGTCGGATCTGGCCATCGCGGACCCCGCGGGCTTTGCCGCCATCGCCAACATCGCGAAGGCAGCCTGA